Proteins co-encoded in one Xiphophorus hellerii strain 12219 chromosome 10, Xiphophorus_hellerii-4.1, whole genome shotgun sequence genomic window:
- the insyn2a gene encoding inhibitory synaptic factor 2A isoform X3, with protein sequence MLQMTSPGDSLPKRNMVSKEGGKCMLTNSESDSEAPPLPSTSLALEYSLEASRQVRKRNKALQVRFKDICEAQNEQREAELQAAGKGGKPMSYKVAYRKYMTVPARRSIPNVTRSTGVQTSPDLKKRYQTFPFERKKGHTFKHVAAVETYKGHNNGFVMEAKQSKAAEQGLDEEEGASSGRGVLRTRALLHTNECIATVEQHSAPDGLCSDALLLSCTADTDCLVGTPRGSGAGTQGEYQLCSVPSKAGTGLQHREPDVDRLAKRQLLNLEEGSSRTLPDRTSKVTGPIAWNSLTQVECLDSPSVQSKRKKGLQLNGLSSETLPRASRGCTTQAQCSTGQLSARPLRGMDEPPSGCMGSQADGAPSDQTQEACKQIVPVNQDGDVKAQLQAMENLISSSQETIKVLLGVIQELEKGEAHREGVELDFKLQEDKLQPLMKRLCPPTDSHFPPLPYPQEAFTSTPKRKSKAESKKHARWKLWFL encoded by the exons ATGCTGCAGATGACGTCACCTGGCGACAGTCTGCCTAAAA GAAACATGGTGAGCAAGGAGGGTGGCAAATGCATGCTCACCAACTCAGAGTCCGACTCAGAGGCACCGCCTTTGCCCTCCACTTCCCTGGCACTGGAGTATTCCCTGGAAGCCAGTCGACAGGTGAGGAAGAGAAACAAAGCCCTGCAAGTGCGCTTCAAGGACATCTGCGAGGCACAGAACGAGCAAAGGGAGGCGGAGCTGCAGGCGGCGGGGAAAGGCGGCAAGCCAATGTCGTACAAAGTGGCGTACCGCAAGTACATGACCGTCCCTGCCCGCAGGTCCATTCCAAACGTCACGAGGAGCACCGGCGTCCAGACGTCCCCAGACCTAAAGAAACGTTACCAGACCTTTCCCTTTGAGCGCAAAAAAGGCCACACATTTAAACACGTGGCAGCAGTGGAAACGTATAAAGGTCACAATAACGGCTTTGTCATGGAGGCGAAGCAATCCAAAGCGGCTGAGCAGGGTTTAGACGAGGAGGAGGGAGCGAGCAGTGGGAGAGGAGTCCTGAGGACCAGGGCTCTGCTCCATACTAATGAGTGCATTGCCACAGTGGAGCAGCACAGTGCACCTGATGGCCTGTGCTCTGATGCTCTGCTGCTCAGTTGCACTGCAGACACAGACTGCCTTGTGGGTACGCCGAGAGGAAGCGGAGCTGGAACACAAGGAGAGTACCAGCTTTGTAGCGTTCCGTCCAAAGCCGGAACTGGATTACAACACAGGGAGCCTGACGTAGACCGCCTGGCCAAGAGGCAGCTGCTCAATTTGGAGGAAGGCTCGTCCCGAACTCTCCCGGACAGAACCTCCAAGGTTACGGGCCCCATCGCCTGGAACTCTCTCACACAGGTGGAGTGCCTGGACAGTCCGTCTGTGCAGAGCAAGAGGAAGAAAGGCCTGCAGCTGAACGGACTGTCTAGTGAGACTCTACCACGAGCCAGCAGGGGCTGTACAACGCAGGCACAGTGCAGTACAGGGCAGCTTTCAGCCCGGCCTTTGCGGGGCATGGATGAGCCTCCGTCAGGCTGCATGGGCAGTCAGGCTGATGGGGCTCCCTCCGACCAAACACAAGAAGCCTGCAAGCAAATAGTGCCTGTAAATCAGGATGGGGATGTAAAAGCACAGCTTCAAGCCATGGAAAACCTCATCAGTTCCAGTCAGGAGACCATCAAAGTGCTGCTGGGCGTCATCCAGGAACTGGAAAAGGGAGAGGCCCACAGAGAAGG TGTGGAACTGGACTTCAAGCTGCAGGAGGACAAGCTACAGCCACTGATGAAAAGGCTTTGCCCTCCAACGGACTCCCACTTCCCTCCCCTGCCTTACCCCCAGGAGGCCTTCACCTCCACTCCAAAACGCAAGTCCAAAGCTGAATCCAAGAAGCATGCCCGCTGGAAACTTTGGTTCCTGTGA
- the insyn2a gene encoding inhibitory synaptic factor 2A isoform X1, with protein MLQMTSPGDSLPKRNMVSKEGGKCMLTNSESDSEAPPLPSTSLALEYSLEASRQVRKRNKALQVRFKDICEAQNEQREAELQAAGKGGKPMSYKVAYRKYMTVPARRSIPNVTRSTGVQTSPDLKKRYQTFPFERKKGHTFKHVAAVETYKGHNNGFVMEAKQSKAAEQGLDEEEGASSGRGVLRTRALLHTNECIATVEQHSAPDGLCSDALLLSCTADTDCLVGTPRGSGAGTQGEYQLCSVPSKAGTGLQHREPDVDRLAKRQLLNLEEGSSRTLPDRTSKVTGPIAWNSLTQVECLDSPSVQSKRKKGLQLNGLSSETLPRASRGCTTQAQCSTGQLSARPLRGMDEPPSGCMGSQADGAPSDQTQEACKQIVPVNQDGDVKAQLQAMENLISSSQETIKVLLGVIQELEKGEAHREGLSYRTGQDTANCDTCRNSACIIYSVELDFKLQEDKLQPLMKRLCPPTDSHFPPLPYPQEAFTSTPKRKSKAESKKHARWKLWFL; from the exons ATGCTGCAGATGACGTCACCTGGCGACAGTCTGCCTAAAA GAAACATGGTGAGCAAGGAGGGTGGCAAATGCATGCTCACCAACTCAGAGTCCGACTCAGAGGCACCGCCTTTGCCCTCCACTTCCCTGGCACTGGAGTATTCCCTGGAAGCCAGTCGACAGGTGAGGAAGAGAAACAAAGCCCTGCAAGTGCGCTTCAAGGACATCTGCGAGGCACAGAACGAGCAAAGGGAGGCGGAGCTGCAGGCGGCGGGGAAAGGCGGCAAGCCAATGTCGTACAAAGTGGCGTACCGCAAGTACATGACCGTCCCTGCCCGCAGGTCCATTCCAAACGTCACGAGGAGCACCGGCGTCCAGACGTCCCCAGACCTAAAGAAACGTTACCAGACCTTTCCCTTTGAGCGCAAAAAAGGCCACACATTTAAACACGTGGCAGCAGTGGAAACGTATAAAGGTCACAATAACGGCTTTGTCATGGAGGCGAAGCAATCCAAAGCGGCTGAGCAGGGTTTAGACGAGGAGGAGGGAGCGAGCAGTGGGAGAGGAGTCCTGAGGACCAGGGCTCTGCTCCATACTAATGAGTGCATTGCCACAGTGGAGCAGCACAGTGCACCTGATGGCCTGTGCTCTGATGCTCTGCTGCTCAGTTGCACTGCAGACACAGACTGCCTTGTGGGTACGCCGAGAGGAAGCGGAGCTGGAACACAAGGAGAGTACCAGCTTTGTAGCGTTCCGTCCAAAGCCGGAACTGGATTACAACACAGGGAGCCTGACGTAGACCGCCTGGCCAAGAGGCAGCTGCTCAATTTGGAGGAAGGCTCGTCCCGAACTCTCCCGGACAGAACCTCCAAGGTTACGGGCCCCATCGCCTGGAACTCTCTCACACAGGTGGAGTGCCTGGACAGTCCGTCTGTGCAGAGCAAGAGGAAGAAAGGCCTGCAGCTGAACGGACTGTCTAGTGAGACTCTACCACGAGCCAGCAGGGGCTGTACAACGCAGGCACAGTGCAGTACAGGGCAGCTTTCAGCCCGGCCTTTGCGGGGCATGGATGAGCCTCCGTCAGGCTGCATGGGCAGTCAGGCTGATGGGGCTCCCTCCGACCAAACACAAGAAGCCTGCAAGCAAATAGTGCCTGTAAATCAGGATGGGGATGTAAAAGCACAGCTTCAAGCCATGGAAAACCTCATCAGTTCCAGTCAGGAGACCATCAAAGTGCTGCTGGGCGTCATCCAGGAACTGGAAAAGGGAGAGGCCCACAGAGAAGG ACTCTCCTATCGAACTGGACAGGACACAGCCAACTGTGACACATGCCGGAACAGCGCATGCATTATTTACAG TGTGGAACTGGACTTCAAGCTGCAGGAGGACAAGCTACAGCCACTGATGAAAAGGCTTTGCCCTCCAACGGACTCCCACTTCCCTCCCCTGCCTTACCCCCAGGAGGCCTTCACCTCCACTCCAAAACGCAAGTCCAAAGCTGAATCCAAGAAGCATGCCCGCTGGAAACTTTGGTTCCTGTGA
- the insyn2a gene encoding inhibitory synaptic factor 2A isoform X2 yields MVSKEGGKCMLTNSESDSEAPPLPSTSLALEYSLEASRQVRKRNKALQVRFKDICEAQNEQREAELQAAGKGGKPMSYKVAYRKYMTVPARRSIPNVTRSTGVQTSPDLKKRYQTFPFERKKGHTFKHVAAVETYKGHNNGFVMEAKQSKAAEQGLDEEEGASSGRGVLRTRALLHTNECIATVEQHSAPDGLCSDALLLSCTADTDCLVGTPRGSGAGTQGEYQLCSVPSKAGTGLQHREPDVDRLAKRQLLNLEEGSSRTLPDRTSKVTGPIAWNSLTQVECLDSPSVQSKRKKGLQLNGLSSETLPRASRGCTTQAQCSTGQLSARPLRGMDEPPSGCMGSQADGAPSDQTQEACKQIVPVNQDGDVKAQLQAMENLISSSQETIKVLLGVIQELEKGEAHREGLSYRTGQDTANCDTCRNSACIIYSVELDFKLQEDKLQPLMKRLCPPTDSHFPPLPYPQEAFTSTPKRKSKAESKKHARWKLWFL; encoded by the exons ATGGTGAGCAAGGAGGGTGGCAAATGCATGCTCACCAACTCAGAGTCCGACTCAGAGGCACCGCCTTTGCCCTCCACTTCCCTGGCACTGGAGTATTCCCTGGAAGCCAGTCGACAGGTGAGGAAGAGAAACAAAGCCCTGCAAGTGCGCTTCAAGGACATCTGCGAGGCACAGAACGAGCAAAGGGAGGCGGAGCTGCAGGCGGCGGGGAAAGGCGGCAAGCCAATGTCGTACAAAGTGGCGTACCGCAAGTACATGACCGTCCCTGCCCGCAGGTCCATTCCAAACGTCACGAGGAGCACCGGCGTCCAGACGTCCCCAGACCTAAAGAAACGTTACCAGACCTTTCCCTTTGAGCGCAAAAAAGGCCACACATTTAAACACGTGGCAGCAGTGGAAACGTATAAAGGTCACAATAACGGCTTTGTCATGGAGGCGAAGCAATCCAAAGCGGCTGAGCAGGGTTTAGACGAGGAGGAGGGAGCGAGCAGTGGGAGAGGAGTCCTGAGGACCAGGGCTCTGCTCCATACTAATGAGTGCATTGCCACAGTGGAGCAGCACAGTGCACCTGATGGCCTGTGCTCTGATGCTCTGCTGCTCAGTTGCACTGCAGACACAGACTGCCTTGTGGGTACGCCGAGAGGAAGCGGAGCTGGAACACAAGGAGAGTACCAGCTTTGTAGCGTTCCGTCCAAAGCCGGAACTGGATTACAACACAGGGAGCCTGACGTAGACCGCCTGGCCAAGAGGCAGCTGCTCAATTTGGAGGAAGGCTCGTCCCGAACTCTCCCGGACAGAACCTCCAAGGTTACGGGCCCCATCGCCTGGAACTCTCTCACACAGGTGGAGTGCCTGGACAGTCCGTCTGTGCAGAGCAAGAGGAAGAAAGGCCTGCAGCTGAACGGACTGTCTAGTGAGACTCTACCACGAGCCAGCAGGGGCTGTACAACGCAGGCACAGTGCAGTACAGGGCAGCTTTCAGCCCGGCCTTTGCGGGGCATGGATGAGCCTCCGTCAGGCTGCATGGGCAGTCAGGCTGATGGGGCTCCCTCCGACCAAACACAAGAAGCCTGCAAGCAAATAGTGCCTGTAAATCAGGATGGGGATGTAAAAGCACAGCTTCAAGCCATGGAAAACCTCATCAGTTCCAGTCAGGAGACCATCAAAGTGCTGCTGGGCGTCATCCAGGAACTGGAAAAGGGAGAGGCCCACAGAGAAGG ACTCTCCTATCGAACTGGACAGGACACAGCCAACTGTGACACATGCCGGAACAGCGCATGCATTATTTACAG TGTGGAACTGGACTTCAAGCTGCAGGAGGACAAGCTACAGCCACTGATGAAAAGGCTTTGCCCTCCAACGGACTCCCACTTCCCTCCCCTGCCTTACCCCCAGGAGGCCTTCACCTCCACTCCAAAACGCAAGTCCAAAGCTGAATCCAAGAAGCATGCCCGCTGGAAACTTTGGTTCCTGTGA